CCCACAATGGACGACATTTCGAAGAGCATGAACTTCGAAAGATGTACGACAACTATGTTGATCACGAGGAAGAGCGGGAGCTAAGAACAAATAAGATCAGAAAAACCATATCTTATGAAGAATTTTGTGGGATTGTGCTGCAATCTGGTGAGGCGGGAAGTAATGAAGAACTTGAAGCAGATAAGGAAATCCCTTTTCCTACTCATTTATCAATGTCACCCGAGGCGGCAAGGTATACTATTTAGCATTATATAAATGTGGTGGTTCTGTTGTTCCAATATATACATTGAGTATTGACTGATTATGACTATGTTGCAACTTATGCAAAAGTTTTGCTGAGTACAGCATGTAGTGGTCGTGTTTTCGATTCAGATTTATTGTTCATGATATCTGCATGTGTCATGATAACTAAGTACTGTCTTTTTCTTGATCATGATTTATAAAGAAAGCTGTAAGATTTTAGTTAATGGAAGAGGTAGAGATAAACACAATTGTTATTAACTGGAATATGCATGGTGTATAAACAATGTTTGTTACATGTGTTATTTTATGCAGATCTCGAAATCTGAAGAAGCTACACTTTGACAAAGACGTCAGGGAAAGGTTGTACAACGGTTATCTGCATTATGAGGCCGACCGATTTATGCGAACAAAAGAGACCAGGAAAACGTTGTCATATGAAGAATATTGTTTGGAGATGCTGGGAATGTGTTATGTGGAAAGTACAGATGAAGTTGAAGACAAGGAACCGGGTAAGGAGGAAGTGCTGGGATCGGGTGGAGAAGGAAGTAAAGATGAAGTTGAAGACAAGGAACCGGGTAAGGAGGAAGTGCTGGGATCGGGTGGTGAAGGAAGTAAAGATGAAGTTGAAGATAAGGAACCAGGTAAGGAGGAAGTGCTGGGATCGGGTGGTGAAGGAAGTAAAGATGAAGTTGAAGACAAGGAACCGGGTAAGGAGGAAGTGCTGGGATCGGGTGGTGAAGGAAGTAAAGATGATGTTGAAGACAAGGAACCGGGTAAGGAGGAAGTGCTGGGATCGGGTGGTGAAGGAAGTAAAGATGATGTTGAAACAAGCAAAACTGCTAAGGATGATACTCAACGTGCTGTTGCAGATACGACATGGTAAGCTGTTTTATTAGTCACTATTCTTACGGTGTACTGATAGTATTTTGAGGTCACGACTCACGATTATTATCACATCATGTTAACTAAAGTGGCTGTTTTATTATAAAGTGTGTTAACTTTAAGTTGACTATGTTGCATGTAATGTGAATATAGTGATGAAGAAAGGGAGGAAAACACTGAGTTTGAAAGTAAAGAGATCACCTGGGAGCTAGTGGTGAAGCCGGGGAAGACTAAGACTATCAGGAATAATGTGCTTGTAAGTTGcatattgacaaattataatgataTTGATTAGTTCTGTTATTTGATGGTAAATGATTTCATTAAATTGAATATGTGCAGCAAATTCCAAGACATGTGATAAGGACCTGTTTGTCCGCCCCCCAGGATACGATTGAACTTTTTGACACCGACACGGGAGAAACCTACCAGTGTGAAATGGGGGGACGAGACGATGAGGTGGAAAAGTATCTTTGCCGTGATTGGTACCGCTTTGCAAAAGACCGTGATCTGAGAGAAGGTGATGTTTTGTCTTTCTGCATCAGATACCCTCCAGCCACAAGGATATTGGTCTGTGTGGAGAGATGATAATTCTGGGTCGATAATGTATCCGTGCAGCAGGTGGTTGTTTTGGTTCATACTTGGTGGGTCGTAAGTGACGTTGTTGGTTCAGTTTGGTTAATAGTCTAATCAGTTTCAGTTAGATTTTGTTAGAGTATTATAAATGTTGTTGAAGACTTCATGTGTGAACTATATGTGTAATGGTCTAATGGTGTATTTTGAACTTTAGAGCTGCTGCTCTTTTATGATTGTATGAATATTACTGCATGTCTACTATTATGTAGTGGTTAAACTTTGTAGTGTTGATTTTGCATGGGATGGAGCTCTAACCATTTTCATTTTAGTGGACGTATGTGGCAAGGGTTAACACATGCAAACTGGAATTTTGGGCTTAGTAAAATAAGTATTCTACAAAAGTAACATAAAGGTTGGAAATATAAAGCATAGTATAGTTAAAATTCtttatataaaattgatttaatttgtaaaaataatataattcataCAAACTTTTATTCTAACTTTTATCAATTTTAATTACAAATTATTATAGGAGTTATACATAGTAATTAtatgtaataattattattttaattttgtcattattataattgtataacatttaatatttatttgtttttttagtataaattttagttcttaatattttttttaattttgaaaatttactCTTAACATAGGGAGTttattagaaaccctaattttgccttttactaatttaaccctacattaaaaataaatataataatcataataataataatataatattcatccacaactattaataataattatataaataatatataaagatGTAATATttaggtaataataataataaaagaaaatattaatgataatataatgtccgaatatataaaaataaatataaataaatttatacaaataatttataaagaataaaaaaattaaaaatataacttaaatgtaaaaatttataaatattaaaataaaagttaaatatcTCTATCTTTTACGATTCAGatttaaagttaaataataataataataaaaattttaaatccaACTTATAACTTAAATATTAAACTTAAAATAGCtaaagtatttatatttttatagttataaatttatgtgttaaaattctttttataaaaaatagtttaaacaaAACAAAGTAAAAACAATTCAATATGCTATTCAACAAAGTAAAAATCAATGCTCCAATACACAAAACAAAATATTGCTCATTCATCACTAATATTTAAGAACATAAAACACATTTGGGATCACGACAACAAAACCAACACCCAGCACTGGCAGCCGCTGCGACACAACGCGGATTTGCGTTACATATAACACGACTATTGTGACTGCTACATAACACTATAGTTCACATTATTACATACATAGATACGGCGACCCATAAACATTAAGTTTTCCAGCTTTTTGATTTTACACCGCGAAACATGTCACCTTCAACGATTCAACAATTTCACGTACAACCTATTAGGAACCAGCGAAACGGTAAAACCTAACCGATCACCTCTCCTAAATCTTTTCATCCTTGCAAATTGGTACCACCCCTCCCCTATATACAGCTTCTCTCCACTGTTAAGAGTTGCACTCTGGATGATGCATTCATGTGTAAGTCCTGTATCATAATCACACAAATCTATCTGTGAAGAGTAAAAGCGACAGGACCTACAGACTCTCCTTGGAAAATGCTGCAGAATATATGATTACAACACCTGAGTTAGTGTTAATGAAACATGGAAGCAGCATATTGAATAACATGTATATACTTACAAGAACATTTCGGCTTGCAATGTAGCCTGATGTAATGGTTTTCTCCCAGTAGTATCCATCAGCTCCACCATCATCTGATGATTCATCTAAACTGCAATATGTAACATATTACAACAGATGCATTTCAAAAACATTtgtataacaaacaaccaaactatTTTATAACTTATTACCTGCTTCCGTGATTCATT
The Vicia villosa cultivar HV-30 ecotype Madison, WI linkage group LG6, Vvil1.0, whole genome shotgun sequence genome window above contains:
- the LOC131613391 gene encoding uncharacterized protein LOC131613391, with amino-acid sequence MNHGSSLDESSDDGGADGYYWEKTITSGYIASRNVLHFPRRVCRSCRFYSSQIDLCDYDTGLTHECIIQSATLNSGEKLYIGEGWYQFARMKRFRRGDRLGFTVSLVPNRLYVKLLNR